In one window of Branchiostoma lanceolatum isolate klBraLanc5 chromosome 15, klBraLanc5.hap2, whole genome shotgun sequence DNA:
- the LOC136421082 gene encoding uncharacterized protein: MTFVDSSFTENSKHVRPDQEFCNGLTCHSCQELKGNGGFDECMTPTDTETCSGDQDTCQYFFLSNPVITLVKRACMTAADCASSASLTGTYDCCTTDLCNNYVITTTPQPTTSVPTTTHRSVTTTETPTTHAQTTIAPTTFASTLGYTTVITTSLITEVSTSETSTALPTVQTSTFDWTTLQTTQVASTTAEEHDDTTMIQITEIVTDSSTDISSVPPSATLPSTSTETTETSVTSAIPTESVPETETSAPVFFTTSPMSTVVYIATSELGTSSVEPPTTEPTYEIQPVEHTTFKGIESSPTAGMTSSAPTTTVDLTSSNPTAGMTSSAPTTTVDLTSSNPTAGMTSSAPTTTVDLTSSNPTAGMTSSAPTTTVDLTSSNPTAGMTSSAPTTTVDVTSSNPSTEHSTEDVSSTSTYHVVTTRTTDASTTQQGSTFSISDATSKTTSLLTTETIGQSTTQPATLSSAAQPTVTTSSPTTLASTTDTTSQSTTTLDEPTTAQITTQRTTIHNTTLATEEKTTVETTSSVTTSTAAKTTSRPKTTSLTTATTSQSTAQPTTASVAQTTLLEVTTDGEFTTLSQGTTAGDRGHLTSTSTDIKNTNTPADQTSVETPSSVSVTNVSHLIDTTDDPSILRSTQDDVLSTGGTVGVSLGVLILAVLIGSFLYVKWKKSSSVQPTDATDTEAPVITAWAEMFRAYVRKEELDSDGGLEREPTLQATRYRLQTPPSDHNGMYTTPTLPGTPDRRRESYAVVIPIENNSVPSSTNGNQQLLQSTPESSTTEEKPESSTTEEKPECSTVEEKPESSTTKEKPESSTAEEKPESSTVEEKPESSTTKEKPESSTAEEKPV, translated from the exons ATGACATTCGTCGACTCGTCTTTTACAGAGAACAGCAAACACGTACGTCCTGATCAAG AGTTCTGCAATGGTCTGACTTGTCACTCCTGTCAGGAGTTGAAGGGTAACGGCGGCTTCGATGAATGTATGACACCGACCGACACCGAAACGTGTTCGGGTGATCAGGACACTTGCCAG TATTTCTTCCTGTCAAACCCCGTGATCACCCTCGTCAAGAGAGCCTGTATGACAGCAGCGGATTGTGCGTCGTCTGCCTCTCTTACAG GTACGTACGATTGCTGCACGACCGACTTATGTAACAACTACGTCATAACCACAACTCCGCAACCGACTACGTCTGTACCGACGACTACACACAGAAGTGTGACGACTACGGAGACACCAACAACGCATGCGCAGACGACCATAGCTCCGACAACTTTTGCCTCAACGCTTGGGTACACAACTGTGATCACAACATCTCTTATTACTGAGGTCTCTACTTCTGAAACTTCCACCGCTCTTCCTACCGTCCAAACATCAACATTTGACTGGACCACTCTTCAAACTACTCAAGTAGCCTCGACTACCGCCGAGGAACATGATGACACAACAATGATACAGATAACAGAAATTGTTACAGATTCCTCAACTGACATTTCTTCAGTGCCACCATCTGCAACCCTACCATCCACCTCTACCGAGACGACAGAAACGTCGGTCACATCAGCTATACCCACAGAGTCGGTCCCAGAAACTGAGACTTCCGCTCCGGTTTTTTTTACTACTAGCCCGATGTCCACTGTTGTTTATATTGCTACATCAGAACTGGGCACTTCATCTGTAGAACCTCCAACAACGGAACCCACTTACGAGATTCAACCAGTTGAACACACCACCTTTAAAGGCATCGAAAGCAGTCCGACAGCTGGCATGACGTCATCCGCTCCTACAACAACTGTTGATCTTACATCATCCAATCCGACAGCTGGCATGACGTCATCCGCTCCTACAACAACGGTTGATCTTACATCATCCAATCCGACAGCTGGCATGACGTCATCCGCTCCTACAACAACTGTTGATCTTACATCATCAAATCCGACAGCTGGCATGACGTCATCCGCTCCTACAACAACGGTTGATCTTACATCATCCAATCCGACAGCTGGCATGACGTCATCCGCTCCTACAACAACTGTTGATGTTACATCATCCAATCCGAGCACTGAGCATTCAACTGAAGATGTTTCGAGCACGTCTACTTACCACGTGGTTACAACGAGGACAACTGATGCAAGCACAACACAACAAGGCTCTACTTTTAGTATATCTGACGCAACGAGTAAAACTACATCACTCCTAACAACAGAGACAATAGGTCAAAGTACAACACAACCTGCAACactctctagtgcagcacaacCAACGGTAACAACGTCCTCGCCAACAACCCTGGCCAGTACAACTGACACTACAAGTCAAAGCACAACCACCTTAGATGAACCAACTACAGCCCAAATTACAACCCAGCGAACTACCATTCATAATACAACTCTTGCAACCGAAGAAAAGACGACTGTTGAAACAACGTCTTCTGTTACAACTAGCACAGCTGCTAAAACCACATCCCGGCCAAAAACGACCTCTCTAACAACAGCCACTACAAGTCAAAGTACAGCACAACCTACGACAGCCAGCGTGGCTCAAACAACTCTTTTAGAAGTTACAACGGATGGAGAGTTTACAACACTTTCCCAAGGGACAACTGCCGGTGACAGAGGGCATTTGACGTCGACTTCCACCGATATCAAAAACACGAACACACCAGCAGATCAAACTTCGGTAGAAACACCGTCGTCTGTTTCTGTAACCAACGTGTCACATCTAATCGATACAACCGACGACCCAAGCATTCTACGCTCAACTCAAGACGATGTGCTTAGCACTGGGGGGACAGTGGGTGTCTCACTGGGAGTTTTAATATTGGCAGTTCTGATTGGTTCGTTTCTATACGTCAAGTGGAAAAAGTCCTCAAGCGTTCAACCAACGGATGCTACGGACACGGAAGCTCCAGTGATTACTGCGTGGGCTGAGATGTTCCGCGCATATGTTAGAAAAGAGGAGTTGGACAGTGATGGCGGCCTGGAACGCGAACCGACCCTTCAGGCAACCAGATACCGTTTGCAAACGCCCCCTAGCGATCATAATGGTATGTACACTACTCCGACTCTACCAGGCACGCCGGACCGTCGTCGGGAGAGCTATGCTGTAGTTATCCCAATAGAGAACAACAGCGTTCCGTCCTCTACTAACGGAAACCAGCAACTACTGCAATCTACTCCAGAAAGTAGTACCACAGAAGAGAAACCAGAAAGTAGCACCACAGAAGAGAAACCAGAATGTAGCACCGTAGAAGAGAAACCAGAAAGTAGCACCACAAAAGAGAAACCAGAAAGTAGCACCGCAGAAGAGAAACCAGAAAGTAGCACCGTAGAAGAGAAACCAGAAAGTAGCACCACAAAAGAGAAACCAGAAAGTAGCACCGCAGAAGAGAAACCTGTTTGA
- the LOC136421084 gene encoding uncharacterized protein, whose amino-acid sequence MFQATLLKLSWIHFIQRGCATASDCSSALAIATQGDCCTTNRCNNAPYELPSTTTTTTTKPTTTTTKSTTGTTTSALTTLETTPPPTTIQTTEITSVATTDVQTTEVTSIATTGVQTTELASTATTGVETKYTATAYDDATSGPTTYGGVTSEVASVEGMIVTQGTTNKDDTNEATTIDETTVHIVYNSETTEESSEEDPPTEIGSVPSSVTTSMVKTSYKTLVSSTSMKIAPNALTDKVNPTEYTSDFPVDGFVSTVVEYLTSADEEPTNELRLPTMGTESLPTFTDWDADWSVNISMNAAANITATAPSTVDKQASVNVGLIIGIVVITLAVPSITAGAVYFYVKYHKDKLKVHPAEGMQDALKDTDHRYKTMARTVTPTPKQAFDREMDASHILP is encoded by the exons ATGTTCCAGGCCACACTGCTGAAGCTTAGCTGGATACATTTCATCCAGAGGGGCTGTGCGACCGCCTCAGACTGCTCTTCGGCACTGGCTATTGCAA CGCAAGGCGATTGCTGTACAACGAATCGGTGTAACAACGCTCCTTACGAATTACCATCAACCACCACTACTACCACCACCAAGCCGACTACAACTACAACCAAATCAACCACTGGTACAACGACATCGGCACTAACGACCCTAGAAACCACCCCTCCTCCAacaaccatacaaacaactGAAATTACATCTGTAGCAACCACGGATGTACAAACAACTGAAGTTACATCTATAGCAACCACGGGTGTGCAAACCACTGAACTTGCTTCTACAGCAACTACGGGTGTAGAAACAAAATATACAGCAACCGCCTATGATGACGCAACTTCCGGACCAACGACCTATGGTGGCGTAACTTCCGAAGTAGCAAGTGTGGAAGGAATGATAGTTACGCAAGGAACCACGAATAAAGACGATACCAACGAAGCAACCACTATTGACGAAACGACCGTTCATATTGTTTACAATTCAGAAACAACTGAAGAAAGTTCAGAGGAGGACCCGCCGACAGAAATAGGAAGTGTTCCATCGTCTGTGACAACCAGCATGGTTAAGACGTCTTATAAGACACTTGTATCTTCAACTAGTATGAAAATAGCTCCAAACGCTCTTACTGACAAAGTAAACCCAACAGAATATACTTCCGATTTTCCTGTCGATGGTTTTGTCTCGACAGTCGTCGAGTACCTTACTTCGGCTGACGAGGAGCCGACGAACGAGCTCCGATTGCCGACGATGGGTACCGAATCTCTTCCGACGTTTACCGACTGGGATGCCGATTGGAGTGTTAACATTTCAATGAATGCCGCGGCTAATATAACGGCTACAGCACCGAGCACAGTGGATAAACAAGCTAGTGTAAACGTCGGACTGATTATTGGGATAGTCGTGATCACCCTCGCGGTTCCTTCCATAACTGCAGGGGCAGTTTACTTCTACGTGAAGTATCACAAAGACAAACTGAAGGTTCACCCTGCGGAGGGCATGCAAGATGCACTTAAAGACACAGATCACCGCTACAAGACAATGGCACGCACCGTCACACCAACACCAAAGCAGGCCTTTGACCGAGAAATGGACGCGTCGCATATATTGCCCTAA
- the LOC136421085 gene encoding mucin-2-like, producing MAFSAVCCLILAFLVGPGSGLTCYTCQHLQSSADFYTCLQNPTSVSTETCTGDEDTCQATFLKLSWIYFVTRGCATTADCSSALGIGTAAQCCTSDNCNDERYELPPITTTTRRPTTTTVQTTEAPTTLVTTVPPTTAVTTLVTTPPPTTLVTTEPTTTVVTTQLPTTVVTTPPPTTDVTTPPPTTDITTVVTTVPPTTLETTPPPTTMETTLPPTTMETTPPQTTEPDTTLVRITHQTTMESADFTVDETTLDTESTDITTTDMTTVPPTTLDTTDVGTTLSRTTANDETTKLQHAVTTPPNTVTPSIVSTPKRMTTEVAVTTGANVKDSTSTEGDVTTVEFTEELTTTEEPPTTEYEVSTIVTEVWTEVTDIIAETTEIFAPNTTTADDAEAEKQLGGVNVGEVVGFTMVAIAVPSMVAAAVYYYVKHKQNGAKIHPDEVVDIQEGRSTRYKTAVSLGDLKEDGIEEVQEELIKDWKEASLKVETGKDVEKETPKEEGCKDGMEEDHIQEEDKGEKDEEDNDDEDEDSTSLHDEDTSRSTSLRQDSGIGTSPMLAWVNEQPAWSTA from the exons ATGGCTTTCTCCGCTGTGTGCTGCCTTATTCTGGCTTTCCTTGTCG GGCCTGGCAGTGGTCTCACCTGCTACACCTGTCAGCACCTGCAGAGCTCAGCTGATTTTTACACCTGTCTGCAGAACCCCACCTCCGTCAGCACCGAGACATGCACGGGAGACGAGGACACCTGTCAG GCCACCTTCCTGAAATTAAGCTGGATATACTTCGTCACCAGAGGATGCGCAACCACCGCGGATTGTAGCTCGGCACTGGGGATCGGAA CCGCAGCCCAGTGTTGCACATCAGATAACTGCAACGACGAGCGTTATGAGCTGCCGCCAATCACAACTACAACGCGGAGACCTACAACCACCACCGTGCAGACAACCGAAGCGCCAACCACCCTGGTGACAACCGTACCTCCAACTACTGCAGTTACAACACTTGTAACAACCCCACCTCCAACTACACTTGTAACAACCGAGCCCACAACTACAGTTGTAACTACCCAACTTCCAACTACAGTTGTAACCACCCCACCCCCAACTACAGATGTAACCACCCCACCCCCAACTACAGATATAACTACAGTTGTAACAACGGTACCCCCAACTACACTTGAAACCACCCCTCCTCCAACCACTATGGAAACAACCCTACCTCCAACCACTATGGAAACGACTCCGCCCCAAACTACCGAACCTGACACTACCCTGGTAAGGATCACACACCAAACTACAATGGAATCAGCCGACTTTACAGTGGATGAAACTACGCTCGATACAGAATCAACAGACATTACAACCACGGATATGACAACGGTACCGCCAACAACTCTAGATACCACAGATGTCGGTACTACATTGTCGAGGACAACTGCAAACGACGAGACCACAAAGCTGCAACATGCGGTAACAACTCCACCGAACACCGTCACACCTTCCATCGTTTCGACACCGAAGCGCATGACGACAGAGGTCGCTGTAACAACAGGTGCCAACGTCAAAGATTCTACATCCACCGAAGGTGACGTCACCACAGTTGAGTTCACCGAAGAACTCACGACGACCGAAGAGCCACCGACGACTGAGTACGAAGTGTCTACGATTGTGACCGAAGTGTGGACGGAGGTTACCGACATTATTGCGGAAACGACCGAGATTTTTGCACCAAACACGACAACTGCCGACGACGCGGAAGCTGAAAAGCAGCTCGGAGGCGTGAATGTCGGGGAAGTCGTCGGGTTCACAATGGTTGCCATCGCAGTTCCCTCCATGGTAGCTGCCGCAGTTTACTATTACGTGAAGCACAAGCAAAACGGGGCAAAAATTCACCCCGACGAAGTCGTAGACATACAAGAGGGCCGATCTACACGCTACAAGACAGCAGTGAGCTTGGGTGATCTTAAAGAAGACGGGATAGAAGAAGTCCAAGAGGAGCTCATCAAAGACTGGAAGGAAGCAAGTCTCAAGGTGGAGACAGGTAAAGATGTGGAGAAGGAGACTCCGAAGGAGGAGGGATGCAAAGACGGGATGGAGGAAGATCATATACAGGAGGAAGACAAAGGTGAGAAGGATGAAGAAGATAACGATGATGAGGATGAAGACAGCACATCTCTTCATGATGAGGACACGTCACGCTCTACTAGTCTGAGACAAGACAGTGGGATTGGAACGTCTCCCATGTTAGCGTGGGTCAATGAACAACCAGCGTGGAGCACGGCCTAA
- the LOC136421199 gene encoding glycoprotein-N-acetylgalactosamine 3-beta-galactosyltransferase 1-like yields the protein MAKDFLRRVWYVSLGVTFGYFLSVLTGHVDTYRTSTRQFTSGGLPVYVSSDFQGRRGMKRGMTSSDRFVRSQQEFEGTYGDWTDADKRIIERHHANIRQAGVAQQLVHKIRVVCWVLTSPKNHLSKARHVKATWGKRCNKLLFFSTKPDSRLPTVVIESGEGRDFLWGKAKASLRHIHAHYLQDADWFLKADDDTYVIMENLRFMLSDYTPDAAMYFGFRFKTIVKQGYMSGGAGYVISREGVKRFVQGLNVQGKCKEGEGGAEDAELGKCMQNVGVRAMDSRDHLGRERFHPFDVSAHLQGAFPEWYYRYSFYNVSKGLSCCSDYSISFHYVPWDHMYVLDYLVYHLRPYGMCDDSALTASRATLGQ from the exons ATGGCTAAGGATTTTCTCCGCCGTGTGTGGTACGTCTCCCTCGGTGTTACGTTCGGGTATTTTCTCTCGGTTCTAACGGGGCATGTCGACACGTACCGAACCTCCACACGGCAGTTTACGTCAGGCGGGCTGCCCGTCTATGTGTCGTCTGATTTTCAGGGAAGGCGAGGGATGAAGAGAGGGATGACATCATCTGACCGGTTTGTCCGCTCGCAGCAGGAATTTGAAGGAACCTATG GTGATTGGACGGACGCAGATAAAAGGATCATAGAAAGACACCACGCGAACATACGTCAGGCAGGAGTAGCCCAACAACTGGTGCACAAGATTCGCGTTGTATGCTGGGTACTGACGTCACCTAAGAACCATCTCTCCAAGGCAAGGCACGTGAAAGCCACGTGGGGGAAAAGGTGCAACAAACTTCTATTCTTCAGTACAAAACCGGACAGTCGACTGCCAACTGTCGTGATAGAGTCGGGAGAAGGTCGGGATTTCTTGTGGGGAAAGGCGAAAGCCTCGCTACGTCACATACATGCGCACTACCTGCAGGACGCTGATTGGTTCCTGAAAGCTGATGACGACACCTACGTCATCATGGAGAACCTCCGTTTCATGCTGTCCGACTATACCCCGGATGCTGCGATGTATTTCGGCTTCAGGTTCAAAACAATCGTGAAGCAAGGGTACATGAGCGGCGGAGCGGGGTACGTCATCAGCCGAGAGGGGGTTAAAAGATTCGTACAAGGGTTGAATGTTCAAGGAAAGTGCAAGGAGGGCGAAG GCGGCGCTGAGGACGCAGAGTTAGGGAAGTGTATGCAGAACGTTGGGGTGAGGGCCATGGACTCACGTGACCATCTCGGGAGGGAGCGGTTCCACCCGTTCGACGTCAGTGCCCACCTGCAAGGCGCGTTCCCCGAGTGGTATTACAGATACAGCTTCTACAACGTCTCCAAG GGTTTGTCGTGCTGTTCGGACTATTCAATCAGTTTCCACTACGTCCCGTGGGACCATATGTACGTGCTGGACTACCTGGTGTACCACCTCCGCCCATACGGCATGTGTGACGACTCCGCACTCACAGCGTCAAGGGCAACGCTTGGACAGTAA
- the LOC136421083 gene encoding integumentary mucin A.1-like, with translation MLIVYLVIGAFTESSVALTCYSCQGLRGNSGFDDCSRGLTTTETCAGDQDTCQYLFLSNAFITLVKRACITAADCASSAALTAQRSTPSGTTKDTLLTSDKASDSTMMTLTTDLEASVPETVNSTPGFATTGLGSTQTVTTATSELGTDTPAVVESFTTNPPQETQTDEDTTFFTSIESTARPTTIDTEAVTTAVQTTTQPATPSSSMDVTSQSTSNPTTHFSTLASTSETGTTSHLTAKSTGQSTTRTVILSSKAETTPAATTQPTTLLITAYDSYYCRKCNCENNTLRYRHSPAHNYQ, from the exons ATGCTTATAGTTTACCTCGTGATTGGTGCGTTTACAG AGTCCAGTGTTGCCCTGACGTGTTACTCCTGCCAAGGTTTGCGGGGGAACAGCGGGTTCGACGACTGTTCGAGAGGTCTGACCACTACCGAGACATGTGCGGGGGATCAGGACACTTGTCAG taTTTGTTCCTGTCAAACGCCTTCATCACTCTTGTCAAGAGAGCCTGCATAACAGCAGCGGATTGTGCGTCGTCAGCCGCTCTTACAG CCCAGAGATCCACACCTAGCGGGACTACAAAAGACACACTACTCACCTCAGACAAAGCTTCAGATTCGACCATGATGACACTTACTACTGATCTGGAAGCTTCTGTCCCAGAAACTGTGAATTCCACCCCAGGGTTTGCCACCACGGGCCTGGGGTCCACACAAACAGTTACCACTGCAACTTCCGAACTTGGCACTGATACTCCAGCTGTAGTAGAATCGTTTACAACAAACCCCCCTCAAGAGACTCAAACAGATGAAGACACGACCTTCTTTACAAGTATTGAGAGCACTGCCAGGCCAACCACAATAGATACCGAGGCAGTAACGACGGCAGTGCAAA CTACAACTCAGCCAGCCACTCCCTCTAGTTCAATGGATGTGACTAGTCAAAGCACATCTAACCCAACTACACACTTCAGTACGCTGGCGAGTACAAGTGAGACCGGAACTACTTCTCATCTAACGGCAAAGAGTACCGGTCAAAGCACAACGCGGACTGTCATCCTCTCTAGTAAGGCTGAAACAACACCTGCAGCTACAACTCAGCCAACCACTCTCTTGATCACAGCT TACGATTCATACTACTGCCGAAAGTGCAACTGCGAGAACAACACTCTTCGCTACAGGCACAGCCCAGCCCACAACTACCAGTAA
- the LOC136421093 gene encoding uncharacterized protein has protein sequence MTLFSTPKSTTGSTGGSPTSKTQTTPVGTTQSTTPVSTTATTTTTTAMPTFSPTGLISTAYSTSQSTTRPAASDATTSTTDAQTTTQPTTSTTALYSTVQRTTAVATSQSTAPFSTTTTTTTTVPTFSPTTIASTTDTAGQSTTQPDTSDATTPTIAAQTTTQPTTTTSTIDLTSQNTPNPNPIFSTPISKRDSTVQTMPTAKTHPTTPFSTTGNTTVSKPLERTSEILFVTGSTNEASSRAKTTTGETSLDSTSVTSKATTSDTSDVTISSSETRTGPSISVTSSQSSIVVEVTSFESSSGGTMDILMTASYEAPATKSAATLTSTASSTSNAVRMKNTQTSAELATPSTISIITTSSLINTTGNPSPLKSSQDAVVGTVGWVMLGVFTLLGLMGLFAYKFSKNASVQPTDSAEAEAEEITPTAWSEMYIENVTNHTNGAQSDGDVNQVHEPSSGGDENMTPSLPGMPDQSESHVVVVPEEDKSVPLSTGTHTPAGGENKDMTTLLPGTPDIPESHVVDIPEKDLQSGTDENQEVLPSTSTESQNRHTFDSEVLRSDDPAEKSLLKRTLPPLPSQAEKLQLLKDLIGQ, from the coding sequence ATGACACTCTTCAGTACACCGAAGAGTACAACAGGGAGTACAGGTGGAAGTCCAACTAGTAAGACTCAAACAACTCCTGTAGGTACAACTCAGTCAACCACTCCTGTCAGTACAACTGcaactacaactacaactacagCCATGCCAACATTCTCGCCAACAGGCCTAATCAGCACAGCTTACAGTACAAGTCAAAGCACAACTCGCCCAGCCGCCTCAGATGCAACAACATCGACTACAGACGCCCAAACTACAACCCAGCCAACTACCTCCACTACAGCACTGTATAGTACGGTTCAACGGACAACTGCTGTAGCTACATCCCAGTCAACCGCTCCTTTCAgtacaactacaactacaactacaaccGTACCAACATTCTCGCCAACAACCATTGCCAGTACAACTGACACTGCAGGCCAAAGCACAACTCAGCCAGATACCTCAGATGCAACAACACCGACTATAGCCGCACAAACTACAACCCAGCCAACTACCACCACTAGCACAATTGACTTGACAAGTCAAAACACACCCAACCCAAACCCGATCTTCAGTACACCGATCAGTAAAAGGGACAGCACGGTCCAGACAATGCCAACAGCTAAAACTCACCCAACCACTCCCTTCAGTACAACTGGAAATACAACTGTATCAAAACCTTTGGAAAGAACTTCTGAAATTTTGTTTGTCACTGGGTCTACAAATGAAGCATCGTCACGCGCCAAGACGACCACAGGGGAAACGTCATTAGACTCTACAAGTGTTACAAGTAAAGCTACAACATCGGATACAAGTGACGTCACCATCTCTAGCTCTGAGACAAGAACTGGACCTTCTATTTCTGTGACCTCTAGTCAGTCTTCCATAGTGGTTGAGGTCACATCATTTGAATCTAGTTCTGGTGGAACTATGGACATTTTAATGACTGCATCGTACGAAGCGCCAGCAACGAAAAGTGCAGCTACATTGACCAGTACAGCATCTTCAACGTCCAACGCTGTCCgtatgaaaaacacacaaacatcgGCAGAGCTAGCAACGCCTTCTACAATATCAATAATAACCACGTCAAGCCTGATTAATACAACCGGCAATCCTAGCCCTTTAAAATCATCCCAAGACGCCGTTGTAGGAACGGTGGGTTGGGTTATGTTAGGGGTTTTTACATTGTTAGGTTTGATGGGTTTATTTGCATACAAATTTTCGAAAAACGCGAGTGTTCAACCAACGGATTCTGCAGAGGCTGAAGCTGAGGAGATCACCCCTACAGCATGGTCTGAGATGTACATTGAAAACGTAACAAACCATACGAACGGGGCACAATCAGACGGTGATGTTAACCAGGTACATGAACCATCCTCTGGCGGAGACGAAAATATGACTCCGTCGCTTCCAGGAATGCCCGACCAATCAGAGTCTCATGTTGTAGTCGTCCCAGAAGAGGACAAAAGCGTTCCATTGTCTACGGGTACCCATACACCGGCTGGTGGAGAGAATAAAGATATGACTACATTGTTGCCAGGGACGCCCGATATACCAGAGAGTCATGTTGTAGACATCCCTGAAAAGGATCTTCAATCCGGTACTGATGAAAACCAGGAAGTACTGCCATCTACATCAACAGAGTCACAGAACAGACACACTTTTGACTCTGAAGTTTTGAGAAGTGATGACCCGGCGGAAAAATCACTTTTGAAACGAACACTTCCACCTCTTCCATCGCAGGCAGAAAAGCTACAGCTATTAAAGGATTTGATTGGACAATAG